Proteins encoded in a region of the Streptomyces sp. NBC_00258 genome:
- a CDS encoding uridine kinase family protein: protein MHLDVLASRLHRLPPSCGPVRLVGVDGHAGSGKTTFAEHLAEALGGAPVLHLDDIATHEELFAWTGRLLREVVAPLSHGTAAHYRPYDWTARGFGPARALPPAPVILVEGVGAGRRALRPWLARLLWMELADEDAWARGRRRDGSVQNEFWEGWVRAERRHFTKDPSKQFADLLVLQCSEGYEVLQGPAATSAKSLSVTDRDGPASVC from the coding sequence ATCCACCTCGACGTCCTCGCCTCCCGGCTGCACCGGCTGCCGCCCTCCTGCGGCCCCGTCCGGCTCGTCGGTGTCGACGGGCACGCGGGCTCGGGGAAGACCACGTTCGCGGAGCATCTGGCCGAGGCACTGGGCGGGGCTCCCGTGCTCCACCTGGACGACATCGCCACGCACGAGGAGCTCTTCGCCTGGACCGGACGACTGCTCCGGGAGGTCGTCGCGCCGCTGTCCCACGGCACGGCGGCGCACTACCGGCCGTACGACTGGACTGCACGTGGCTTCGGACCGGCCCGTGCGCTGCCGCCCGCGCCCGTGATCCTCGTCGAGGGGGTGGGCGCCGGCCGTCGCGCGCTCAGGCCGTGGCTGGCGCGGCTGCTGTGGATGGAGCTGGCCGACGAGGACGCGTGGGCACGCGGGCGGCGGAGGGACGGTTCGGTGCAGAACGAGTTCTGGGAGGGGTGGGTCCGCGCCGAGCGCCGCCACTTCACCAAGGACCCGTCAAAACAGTTCGCCGATCTTTTGGTGCTGCAGTGTTCAGAGGGGTACGAGGTGCTCCAGGGACCTGCTGCGACCTCAGCGAAGAGCCTCTCGGTCACAGACCGTGATGGGCCAGCGTCTGTGTGCTGA
- a CDS encoding peptidase C39 family protein → MTRAEQPSRRSLLAVAVAAATAGAASPAAAAGSTAGPVRTRTAAPSKAPSRLVDNHAWTSYTDWRGGVAEGTRAVPGVRPGLAIGTPEGRTDYKDPHTGTTATWEYARWTSPVHRLAVPSTEVIPSWNARTPAGTWLQVELSGKYSDGTGTPWYVMGRWAAGDQDIRRTSVDDQSDGRSSVWTDTLSIDDAASGLRLVSYRLRLTLYRKPGTTATPTVWRLGAMGSDVPDRFTVPASTPALARELTVPRYSQEIHAGQYPEYDNGGEAWCSPTSSQMIIEYWGRKPTAADLAWVKPEYADPQVCHAARFTFDHQYNGCGNWPFNAAYAATYKDLQGVVTRLGSLADLETLIAAGIPAITSQSFLRTELTGAGYGTAGHLMTVIGFTADGDVIANDPASPDNNAVRRVYKRREWENIWLRTKRYNASGAVVSGTGGVCYVYFPARPTASQRRALAAVGIR, encoded by the coding sequence ATGACCAGAGCTGAACAGCCGTCCCGCAGAAGTCTCCTGGCCGTGGCCGTCGCCGCGGCCACCGCGGGCGCCGCGAGTCCGGCGGCGGCCGCCGGCTCGACGGCCGGCCCCGTGAGAACCCGGACCGCCGCCCCGTCGAAAGCCCCGTCACGCCTCGTGGACAACCATGCCTGGACCTCGTACACCGACTGGCGCGGTGGTGTCGCGGAAGGGACCCGTGCCGTGCCGGGGGTGCGCCCGGGCCTGGCGATCGGGACGCCCGAGGGCCGGACCGACTACAAGGATCCGCACACCGGCACGACCGCCACCTGGGAGTACGCGCGCTGGACCTCGCCCGTCCACCGCCTCGCCGTCCCCTCGACCGAGGTCATCCCCTCCTGGAACGCGCGGACCCCGGCGGGCACCTGGCTCCAGGTCGAGCTGTCGGGCAAGTACTCCGACGGCACGGGCACACCCTGGTACGTGATGGGCCGCTGGGCGGCCGGGGACCAGGACATCCGGCGGACCTCGGTGGACGACCAGAGCGACGGCAGGAGCAGTGTCTGGACGGACACCCTCTCCATCGACGACGCGGCCTCCGGGCTGCGCCTGGTGTCGTACCGGCTGCGGCTGACCCTGTACCGCAAGCCCGGGACCACGGCCACGCCGACCGTGTGGCGGCTCGGCGCGATGGGCTCCGACGTCCCGGACCGCTTCACCGTGCCGGCCTCGACGCCCGCTCTCGCGCGGGAGCTGACGGTGCCGCGCTACTCGCAGGAGATCCACGCCGGCCAGTACCCCGAGTACGACAACGGCGGCGAGGCGTGGTGCAGCCCCACCTCCTCCCAGATGATCATCGAGTACTGGGGCCGGAAGCCCACCGCGGCGGACCTGGCCTGGGTCAAGCCCGAGTACGCGGACCCGCAGGTGTGCCACGCCGCCCGGTTCACCTTCGACCACCAGTACAACGGCTGCGGGAACTGGCCCTTCAACGCCGCGTACGCCGCGACGTACAAGGACCTCCAGGGCGTGGTGACCCGGCTCGGCTCGCTCGCCGACCTGGAGACGCTGATCGCCGCCGGAATCCCGGCCATAACGTCCCAGTCGTTCCTCAGGACCGAACTGACGGGAGCGGGGTACGGCACCGCGGGCCATCTGATGACGGTCATAGGGTTCACCGCCGACGGCGACGTGATCGCCAACGACCCGGCCTCGCCGGACAACAACGCGGTTCGGCGCGTCTACAAGCGGCGCGAGTGGGAGAACATCTGGCTCCGTACCAAGCGGTACAACGCCTCCGGGGCGGTCGTCTCCGGTACCGGCGGGGTCTGCTACGTCTACTTCCCGGCCCGTCCCACGGCGAGCCAGCGGAGGGCGCTGGCGGCGGTGGGCATTCGCTGA
- a CDS encoding TetR/AcrR family transcriptional regulator gives MSNSQQRGADRPGARGTDRSLARRAELIAIGRKLFADTSYDALSMDDIAKQAQVAKGLIYYYFKSKRGYYLAIVQDSVAELISRAASGLELPPAERVHRTIDGYLRYAEHNHAAYRTIISGGVGFDAEVHAIRESVREAIVETIAEGAYGRRKIAPLPRMALLGWLCSVEGATLDWIHHYSLPRDLMRELLVKMLGGTMRAIEELDASYPAPKAARRDT, from the coding sequence TTGAGTAACAGTCAGCAGCGTGGTGCCGACCGCCCCGGAGCGCGCGGCACCGACCGTTCCTTAGCGCGCCGCGCCGAACTCATCGCCATCGGGCGGAAGTTGTTCGCCGACACGTCCTACGACGCACTGTCGATGGACGACATCGCGAAACAGGCGCAGGTGGCCAAGGGGCTGATCTACTACTACTTCAAGTCCAAGCGCGGCTACTACCTGGCGATCGTCCAGGACTCGGTGGCCGAGCTGATCTCCCGGGCGGCCAGTGGCCTCGAACTGCCCCCGGCGGAGCGGGTCCACCGCACCATCGACGGCTATCTGCGCTACGCCGAGCACAACCACGCCGCGTACCGCACCATCATCAGCGGGGGAGTCGGTTTCGACGCCGAGGTGCACGCCATCCGGGAGAGCGTGCGGGAGGCCATCGTCGAGACGATCGCCGAAGGGGCGTACGGGCGACGGAAGATCGCCCCGCTGCCGCGCATGGCGCTGCTCGGCTGGCTGTGCAGCGTCGAGGGGGCCACCCTCGACTGGATCCACCACTACAGCCTCCCGCGCGACCTCATGCGCGAGCTGCTGGTGAAGATGCTCGGCGGCACGATGCGCGCCATCGAGGAACTCGACGCCTCCTACCCGGCCCCGAAGGCCGCACGCCGGGACACGTGA
- a CDS encoding glycoside hydrolase family 18 protein encodes MFSSLRPRVRFRALISAACCAVLGAGLLAGAGTATAAGPAERAAAPKAASKVVGYFTEWGTYDRKYLVKNVETSGSAAKLTHINYAFGNVTGGKCAMGDNYAATERTHTAAESVDGVADTWDQPLRGNFNQLRELKKKHPNLKILWSFGGWTWSAGFTEAARNPAAFAQSCYDLVENSKWADVFDGIDIDWEYPNACGATCDTSGRAAYKNLMSAVRAKFGGSALVTSAIPADATAGGKLDAADYAGAAQYVNWYNPMTYDFFGAWDATGPTAPHSALNSYSGIPKAEFHTSATIAKLKGMGVPASKLLLGIGFYGRGWTGVTQAAPGGTATGPAAGTYEQGIDDYKVLRTKCPVTGTVGGTAYGKCGNNWWSYDTPSTIAGKMNYKNAQGLGGTFFWELSGDTSNGELIKAIN; translated from the coding sequence ATGTTCAGCTCGCTCCGCCCCCGCGTCCGCTTCAGGGCGCTCATCTCCGCCGCGTGTTGCGCCGTTCTCGGCGCGGGGCTGCTCGCCGGCGCGGGTACGGCCACCGCGGCCGGCCCCGCCGAACGGGCCGCGGCGCCGAAGGCCGCCTCCAAGGTCGTCGGCTACTTCACCGAATGGGGCACCTACGACCGGAAGTACCTGGTCAAGAATGTCGAGACGTCCGGCTCGGCGGCCAAACTGACGCACATCAACTACGCCTTCGGCAACGTCACCGGCGGCAAGTGCGCGATGGGCGACAACTACGCGGCGACCGAGCGGACGCACACCGCGGCCGAGTCGGTCGACGGAGTCGCGGACACCTGGGACCAGCCGCTGCGCGGCAACTTCAACCAGCTGCGCGAGCTGAAGAAGAAGCACCCGAACCTCAAGATCCTTTGGTCCTTCGGCGGCTGGACCTGGTCGGCGGGCTTCACCGAGGCGGCCAGGAACCCGGCGGCCTTCGCCCAGTCCTGCTACGACCTGGTCGAGAACTCGAAGTGGGCGGACGTCTTCGACGGGATCGACATCGACTGGGAGTACCCCAACGCGTGCGGCGCCACCTGTGACACCAGCGGGCGGGCCGCCTACAAGAACCTGATGTCCGCGGTGCGCGCCAAGTTCGGCGGCTCCGCACTGGTCACCTCGGCGATCCCGGCCGACGCCACGGCCGGCGGCAAGCTCGACGCGGCGGACTACGCGGGCGCCGCCCAGTACGTCAACTGGTACAACCCGATGACGTACGACTTCTTCGGCGCCTGGGACGCGACCGGTCCCACGGCTCCGCACTCGGCGCTGAACTCCTACTCGGGGATCCCGAAGGCGGAGTTCCACACCTCCGCGACCATCGCCAAGCTCAAGGGCATGGGCGTCCCGGCCTCGAAGCTGCTGCTCGGCATCGGCTTCTACGGGCGTGGCTGGACCGGTGTCACCCAGGCTGCGCCCGGCGGCACCGCCACCGGGCCGGCGGCGGGCACGTACGAGCAGGGCATCGACGACTACAAGGTGCTCAGGACGAAGTGCCCGGTGACCGGCACGGTCGGCGGCACGGCGTACGGCAAGTGCGGGAACAACTGGTGGAGTTACGACACCCCGTCGACCATCGCCGGGAAGATGAACTACAAGAACGCGCAGGGCCTGGGCGGCACGTTCTTCTGGGAGCTGAGCGGTGACACGTCGAACGGCGAGCTGATCAAGGCGATCAACTAG
- a CDS encoding acyl-CoA dehydrogenase family protein: MPDRAPQPVDRQLPTDEARDLISLVRDIAQREIAPKAAEEEDAGHFPREVLTLLSESGLLGLPYDSEYGGGDQPYEVYLQVLEELAAARLTVGLGVSVHTLACHALANYGTKEQQVEHLPDMLGGGLLGAYCLSEPSSGSDAASLRTKAVRDGDQWVITGTKAWITHGGVADFYTVLARTGGEGARGITAFLVPGDAEGLSAAVPEKKMGMKGSPTAQIHFDGVRIPDDRRIGDEGQGFAIALSALDSGRLGIAACAIGVAQAALDEAVAYATGRQQFGRPIADFQGLRFMLADMATQIEAGRALYLAAARLRDAGRPFAKQAAMAKLHCTDTAMKVTTDAVQVLGGYGYTADFPAERFMREAKVLQIVEGTNQIQRMVIARHLAGPESR, encoded by the coding sequence ATGCCCGACCGCGCCCCGCAGCCGGTGGACCGTCAACTGCCCACGGACGAGGCCCGGGATCTGATCTCGCTCGTCCGCGACATCGCGCAGCGCGAGATCGCCCCGAAGGCGGCCGAGGAGGAGGACGCCGGGCACTTCCCGCGCGAAGTCCTCACGCTGCTCTCCGAGTCGGGACTGCTCGGTCTCCCGTACGACTCCGAGTACGGCGGCGGAGACCAGCCGTACGAGGTCTACCTCCAGGTCCTCGAAGAGCTGGCCGCCGCCCGTCTCACCGTCGGCCTCGGCGTCAGCGTGCACACGCTCGCCTGCCACGCCCTCGCCAACTACGGCACCAAGGAACAGCAGGTCGAGCATCTCCCGGACATGCTCGGCGGCGGCCTCCTGGGCGCCTACTGCCTCTCGGAGCCGTCCTCCGGCTCGGACGCCGCGTCGCTGCGCACGAAAGCCGTGCGGGACGGCGACCAGTGGGTGATCACGGGCACCAAGGCCTGGATCACACACGGCGGAGTCGCCGACTTCTACACCGTGCTCGCGCGGACCGGCGGTGAGGGGGCGCGGGGCATCACGGCGTTCCTGGTGCCCGGCGACGCGGAGGGGCTGAGCGCCGCGGTGCCCGAGAAGAAGATGGGCATGAAGGGCTCACCCACCGCCCAGATCCACTTCGACGGGGTACGGATCCCGGACGACCGGCGCATCGGCGACGAGGGCCAGGGCTTCGCGATCGCCCTGTCCGCGCTCGACTCGGGGCGGCTCGGCATCGCGGCCTGCGCGATCGGTGTGGCCCAGGCCGCGCTCGACGAGGCCGTGGCGTACGCCACCGGGCGGCAGCAGTTCGGCCGCCCGATCGCGGACTTCCAGGGCCTGCGCTTCATGCTCGCGGACATGGCGACCCAGATCGAGGCGGGCCGGGCGCTCTACCTCGCCGCGGCCCGGCTGCGTGACGCGGGACGGCCGTTCGCCAAGCAGGCGGCCATGGCGAAGCTGCACTGCACCGACACCGCGATGAAGGTCACCACCGACGCCGTCCAGGTACTCGGCGGGTACGGCTACACCGCGGACTTCCCCGCGGAGCGCTTCATGCGCGAGGCCAAGGTGCTGCAGATCGTCGAGGGCACCAATCAGATCCAGCGGATGGTCATCGCCCGTCATCTCGCGGGTCCCGAGTCGCGCTGA
- a CDS encoding SCO1431 family membrane protein translates to MTTTSATAGRVRARTGGPKDDGPKILEHLVGWTFVVVLAMFVTQLGLL, encoded by the coding sequence ATGACCACGACCTCAGCCACCGCCGGACGTGTCCGTGCCCGTACCGGTGGCCCCAAGGACGACGGCCCGAAGATCCTCGAGCACCTCGTGGGCTGGACGTTCGTGGTGGTACTCGCGATGTTCGTGACGCAGCTCGGCCTCCTCTGA